Below is a genomic region from Acetobacter ghanensis.
CCGAGGTGCGCATCCGCCGCGAACGCCTGACGGCGGACGAACCCCGCCTGACGCCCCCCTTCTGGGGTGCAAAGGTACTGGAAGCCACGCCCGAGGCCATTCTGCCATTCCTGAACGAACGCGCGCTCTACCAGTTCCAGTGGGGGTTCCGTAAACAGGGCCGCTCTTTGGATGATTTTCTGGTCTGGGCGCGGCAGGAGCTGCGGCCCATTCTGCAACGTATGCTCAAGCTGGCGGCGGATGAGCAGATCCTCAAGCCGCAGGCCTGCTACGGCTACTGGAAAGCAGCGGGGGACGGCAACGACCTTGTTCTGTTTGAGCCCGACGGCACAACCGAGGCCGCCCGCTTTGCCCTGCCCCGCCAGCCCCGTGCGGATGGCGAATGTATTGCCGACTTCGTGCGCGACATAAACGATGCCGAGCGCGATGTGGTGGGCCTTCAGGTTGTGACCGTGGGGCAGAAAGCCTCCGACATTGCCCGCGACTGGTTTGAGGAAAACCGGTATCAGGACTACCTGTACCTGCACGGCCTCTCGGTCGAAATGGCGGAAGCCATGGCCGAATACACCCACAAGCGTATTCGCGCCGAGCTGGGCTTTGCGGCGGAAGACCCGCGCAATATGGATGACCTGCTCCAGCAGGGCTACCGTGGCTCGCGCTATTCCTTTGGTTACCCGGCCTGCCCACGGCTGGAGGAACAGAGCAGCATTCTCGACCTGCTGGATGCACGGCGGATTGGCGTCTCCCTGACCGATGGGGACCAACTCCACCCCGAACAGTCCACCTCGGCGCTAGTCGTGCTTAACAAACATGCCAAATATTTTACGATCTGATTAAGCGGGCATTGACCTGCCGGGATGGTGCAGCGCATCATCCCGCATATGGTTTATTCCCGCCCGCATGTCGTGCCTCCTCTGACCCCAAAGCGTAAGGACCTGTATTTGCAGGTCGGGCAACACGCCACAGGCTGCACAACCGCGTTTATTGATGGCAGGCGGGCAGACCTTGTGCGCGAGAGCGCCTTATTCCTCCACACACTGGCCTCCCTATGGGAGCAGGACGCGGTGGACGATACGGATGTCTGGACCGAACTGCTGCGGCGGGTAGAGGTCTCGGACCTGCTCCATAAGCTGAACCAGCCTCCTCACCGCAAAAAGAAGAACGGCCACCCCAGCAGGCCGTGGCGCGTAACCACCAGCAAGCTGCCTTAAGCACTCCGTTCAGGGTGTTGGTGTGTCTGCGCCCTGTTGCATTGGTGCGGGCAGGCAGGCCTTGCGCGCGTACACCGTGGCAAAATGGTCCGTATAAAGCCGCTCCCATGCAGGGTCCTGTGCCAGATGGGCGTTAAGCGGCCACGCGGGGGCTGCAAACGTCCAGCAGACGGCATACTGGCGGGCGATCGTGTTAAAATCCGCATCATGGCCAAGCAGTGCGTCAAACATGGATAACCGGAACGCCTGTGGGAACAGCTCTGCCCGTCCATCCAGCAGCGGCGGAATGTGGCGGAAAATCAGATAACCTCCAAGCGTGTCATCGTTAAACACGGGCTGGGCCTGCAAGGCTGGCGGCACATGCTGCAACGCCACCTCCGCACCACCAACGGGGCTGACCGGCAAAGGGAAGCGCACCCGTAACCCCAGCACCCCAAGCGCCAGAACCAGCACCCCACAAACCCGCAACCAGACAGACCTGCCCCCCTGCACCGCGCCACCCTGCGACACAGAGGGAAAGCTCCGCCGCAACGCAGGCAGAAGCAGGAACGGCCCCACCGCCCCCGCCACCAGTTCGTGCCTCTGGTGGGTTATGGCCTCATAACCAAGGCAGACCACGGCCAACGCCGCCGAGCGGGACAGCACAATGGAGCGCGTAAGGCTGGCGTACAGCAGCACAAGCAGTGCGACCTCTATCGGCTGCAACCGCGAAAAATCGGGGGGAGCCACTCCCGAACACCTTGGTAGCGCATGGGATGGAGGAGATGATCCAACGGGAAGAACGCGCCATGCACGCCAGAGGGATTGATGCAGACCGCCACAAGGCAGAGCAGCAGGAACATGGCCCATCTGCCCGCATTGGCCAGCGTGTGTTGCCGCGCCACCTGCACCACGGCACAGCCCAGCGCCATAATGCCACCCAGCACAAAGCTTCCGTGCATGTTGCACCACGGCACCAGCGCCAGAGCGGTCCATAACGGAGGGGGCGTGTTGTCATCCATCGCGCGCAGCAGCAGGCTGCTCCACCACGTAAGAATAGGCAGAACCAGAATATGGGGCCGGGCAAGAATTTGCGGTATCATGCACACAAAGGCCAGACTACAGACCAGCACGCACACAGGCAGGGCAACGCATTGGCTCAACCTGCGGGCAATGCACCCCATGGCAAGCGCCACGGCTGCGGCTGTCAGCAACGTCAGCCCCAGATACCCTGCCAGAGCATAGGCGGCCGCCAGTACAACCTCGGCCAGCCACTCATGGTCCAGCCAGGGGTGCCCCGCAACGGAGCGTGTAAACGGGTCTGTCATGGGGACGGTATGATGGGCCATCATCCACTGCCCCGCCGCCATATGCCACCACGTATCCGCATCCCGCAGGGAGAGCGGCAGGAACAGCACAACCGCCCCCACACACAGCATGACCAGAGCGGTAAAATTCGGCCTGTTCCCCAATACCCGAGAAAGTGCTGGCTTGACGAAACCCTGTGGCATAGTAACTCCAAAGCAGGCTGGAACAGACTCCAGACCACAGCGCATATGCCACCAAAGCCCGTGCTGCACAGCCCGTAGCGTAGAATATTCCAGCGCAGACAATATGAGACGTGTTGATTTTTACCCAGACCGGACCGCACAGGCCAGCGCATTGGGCAGGCTAGGCAGAACACCGGCCATAGCGGCCAGCCCCATAGGCCTGTAAACCCGTATTCATGGCAGCCATAGACGCAATTTCCCTCATTATTGTGGCCCTCTCCACCCTGCATGGGCTGTGGCGCGGCTTTACCCAGCAGGCACTGGGGCTGCTAAGCTGGGCAGTGGCTATTTTGCTGGCGTTCCGCTTTCATGCCGTGCCGGTGCCGTGGCTTTCCCGCTTCATTCATTCCCCCACCGGGTTGCAACTGGCCAGCTTTGCGCTGGTGCTGCTGTTTTTTCTGGTTGCAGGCTACCTGCTGGCCGCCGCCATTGTGCGGATGGTGCGCGCCACACCGCTGGACGGGCTGGACCGCACGCTGGGCGGGCTGTTTGGCATAGCGCGGGGAGCGTGTGTGGTTGTGTTGCTGTTCATGGCCGGGCAATGGCTTTTGCAACCCGAGGACATGGCAGCCATAGAGGCCAATGGACGGCTGACCCCTTATATTCGCGCCGCAGCAACCCATATCCACCCTTATCTGGTGGAATTTGACGCAAAAGGGGTTGCGCCAAAGCGTTCAACAGGTCATGACGCCACCTTGTAATCCCCATACGGCCAGTACCAGCCATTTGCGGAGGCCCTGCGCGCTTATGCACCCCCATTCCACGCCGTCCGTTTCCCTCCCCGATCCTGTCCGTGCGGACGAGGACCACCTGCAAGAGGAATGTGCCGTTTTTGGCATATGGAACGCCAAGGACGCAGCTACTCTGACAACTCTGGGGCTGCACGCCCTCCAGCACCGCGGGCAGGAAGCGGCTGGCATTGTCTCCTTCGACCCGGCTCATAACCGCTTCAACTCCCACCGTGGGCTGGGGCTTGTGGGCGATGTGTTTAGTGATTCGCGCGTAATGGCCACGTTGCAGGGCACACGCGCCATTGGTCACAACCGTTACGCCACAACAGGGGCCACCCTGCTGCGCAATGTGCAGCCCCTGTTTGCCGAGTTCGCCTTTGGTGGGCTGGCGGTGGCCCATAACGGCAACCTGACCAATGCTGACACGCTGCGCCGCGAACTGATCCGCCGTGGCTGCCTGTTCCAGTCCACCACGGATACGGAAGTATTCGTGCACCTGATTGCCATCTCGCTTTACGCCACGGTGGAAGACCGGCTGATTGACGCGCTCAAGCGTGTAACCGGCGCGTATTCCCTCGTCGTCCTCTCGCAGGATGCACTGATCGGTGTGCGTGACCCCATGGGCGTGCGCCCACTGGTGCTGGGCAAGCTGCCGGGCGAAAACGGCAAGGAAGGCGCATGGGTTCTGGCATCCGAAACCTGCGGGCTGGACATTATTGGCGCGGAATTCGTGCGCGATGTGGAACCGGGCGAACTTATTGTCATCAATGATGACGGTATTCGCTCCCTGCGCCCGTTCGGGGATACGCAGCCGCATTTCTGCGTGTTTGAATACATCTACTTTGCCCGTCCGGACTCCGTGCTGGAGGGCCTGCCGGTCTATAACGTGCGCAAGGAAATCGGGCGTGAGCTGGCGCAGGAAAGCGGGGTTGAGGCCGATGTGGTCGTGCCTGTACCCGACTCCGGCGTGCCTTCGGCCATTGGCTATGCGGAGGCCAGCGGCATTCCGTTCGAACTGGGCATTATCCGCAACCACTACGTGGGCCGCACCTTTATTGAACCCACCGACCAGATCCGGCATCTGGGCGTTAAAATGAAGCACTCGCCCAACCGCCCGATTCTGGACGGCAAGCGCGTTGTTCTGGTGGACGATTCCATTGTGCGTGGCACCACATCCCGCAAGATCGTGGACATGGTGCGTGCGGCCGGGGCCAGCGAAGTGCATATGCGCATTTCCTCCCCCCCCACCAAGCACTCCTGCTTCTACGGGATTGATACGCCAGAGCGGAGCAAGCTGCTGGCTGCCCAGAACGACCTGAAGAAAATGGCCGAGCTGATTGGCGTGGACAGTCTGGCGTTCATCTCGCTCGATGGGCTGTATCGCGCCATGGGGCATGAAAGCCGGAGCGCCAGCCGCTCCCGCTACTGCGATGCGTGCTTTACCGGCGAATACCCCATTGCGCTGGTTGACCACGATGCAGAATACGGCCCCGGCACGGCCTGACCACCGGCACCCAATACAGCATAAAAAAACCCGCCAGAGGCACACTCTGGCGGGTTTTTTGTAGGGTCTGCACCAGCCCCTAGCGGTACACCATCCCCCCATCAATCAAGATCGACTGGCCGGTAACATAGTCGGAATCCGGGCCTGCAAACCATGAGACAAGACAGGCCACATCATCGGGGGTTTCAGCCCGGCCAAGGGCAATGCCATCCACAAACTTCTTGTACGTCGCGCCCACGGGGGCACCAGTCAGGCTGGCAAATTCCTTGTCAATTTGCACCCACATATCCGTGCCCACAACGCCGGGGCAGTAGGCGTTTACGGTAATGCCGTGGCAGGCGTACTCCTTGGCGGCCGCCTGCGTTAGCCCACGCACGGCAAACTTGGTGGAGGAATACACACCCAGCAGGGCATAGCCCTCGTGCCCGGCAATGGAGCAGGCGTTAATGATTTTGCCTTTACTTTTGCGCGCAATAAACTTGGCGGCCGCAAGCTGGATGCCCCACAGCGTGCCTTCCACGTTAATACGGTAAATGCGCTGCACTTCCTCCGGCGTCACATCCGCCAGCGGCTTAATCTGGGCTATGCCTGCGTTGTTGACCATAATGTCAAACCCGCCCAGCGTGGCTTCCGCATGGTCAATGGCTGCGGCCACCTGCGCGCGGTCACCAATATCGGCCACAAAGCTGGTGGCCTTGCGACCCAGTGCCTCAATTTCCTTAACCACTTCTGCCAGACGGTCCTCTCGGATGTCCACCAAAGCAATATCGGCACCATCCTTGGCCAGCCGCAGCGCAATGCCACGGCCAATACCCTGACCACCGCCAGTAACCAGCGCCACTTTTCCTGTAATATCCGCCATGAGACTTTCTCCCGCGTGATGGGACACTGGGCGGGCGTCATGCACCCCCATTCAAAACCATCACCCAAAAAAACAGCCCCTACACACATGTGCAGGGGCTGGTAGATAACGCCAATCAGAGCTGAAAGTTGGCCTAGCCGTGTTTGGCATGAGGTGTGGACGCATCCGGCGCAGGCGTGGAAGCACTGGGGGCCTCGGGCGGGAGCAGACGGATCTGCTGGGCCGCCACATCCGCCAACTGGCCCAGCAACTGGCTTAGCCCTTGCACCATGGCCATGGTGCTGCCCGCTGCATCACCTTTCAGGCTAACACGCTGGAGCGTACCCGGCCCATAGGGCGCGCCTGCGGCGGCGGGCTGCACAGCCAGCAGGGCATCCAGCTCCACCATGCCAGAAGGCCCGGTGGAAAAACGGCTGATGGACACATCCACATACACCTGCGGGTCTGCCGCAGCGGTATCATTCTCCACAAACACACCTGAGCCGGGCAGGCGCTGGG
It encodes:
- a CDS encoding phosphoribosyl-ATP pyrophosphatase, yielding MVQRIIPHMVYSRPHVVPPLTPKRKDLYLQVGQHATGCTTAFIDGRRADLVRESALFLHTLASLWEQDAVDDTDVWTELLRRVEVSDLLHKLNQPPHRKKKNGHPSRPWRVTTSKLP
- the purF gene encoding amidophosphoribosyltransferase translates to MHPHSTPSVSLPDPVRADEDHLQEECAVFGIWNAKDAATLTTLGLHALQHRGQEAAGIVSFDPAHNRFNSHRGLGLVGDVFSDSRVMATLQGTRAIGHNRYATTGATLLRNVQPLFAEFAFGGLAVAHNGNLTNADTLRRELIRRGCLFQSTTDTEVFVHLIAISLYATVEDRLIDALKRVTGAYSLVVLSQDALIGVRDPMGVRPLVLGKLPGENGKEGAWVLASETCGLDIIGAEFVRDVEPGELIVINDDGIRSLRPFGDTQPHFCVFEYIYFARPDSVLEGLPVYNVRKEIGRELAQESGVEADVVVPVPDSGVPSAIGYAEASGIPFELGIIRNHYVGRTFIEPTDQIRHLGVKMKHSPNRPILDGKRVVLVDDSIVRGTTSRKIVDMVRAAGASEVHMRISSPPTKHSCFYGIDTPERSKLLAAQNDLKKMAELIGVDSLAFISLDGLYRAMGHESRSASRSRYCDACFTGEYPIALVDHDAEYGPGTA
- a CDS encoding PqiC family protein translates to MARVTPYGPAGAGLSRRNVLAGGASLGLLAVTLAGCASSGPSLYTLAVVPGQAQAGGPRFVEVRLPSIASGLDRDRIVTADSGYKLSLSATDAWSDSLAGQIGHALAGDLAQRLPGSGVFVENDTAAADPQVYVDVSISRFSTGPSGMVELDALLAVQPAAAGAPYGPGTLQRVSLKGDAAGSTMAMVQGLSQLLGQLADVAAQQIRLLPPEAPSASTPAPDASTPHAKHG
- a CDS encoding CvpA family protein, which produces MAAIDAISLIIVALSTLHGLWRGFTQQALGLLSWAVAILLAFRFHAVPVPWLSRFIHSPTGLQLASFALVLLFFLVAGYLLAAAIVRMVRATPLDGLDRTLGGLFGIARGACVVVLLFMAGQWLLQPEDMAAIEANGRLTPYIRAAATHIHPYLVEFDAKGVAPKRSTGHDATL
- a CDS encoding acetoin reductase, whose translation is MADITGKVALVTGGGQGIGRGIALRLAKDGADIALVDIREDRLAEVVKEIEALGRKATSFVADIGDRAQVAAAIDHAEATLGGFDIMVNNAGIAQIKPLADVTPEEVQRIYRINVEGTLWGIQLAAAKFIARKSKGKIINACSIAGHEGYALLGVYSSTKFAVRGLTQAAAKEYACHGITVNAYCPGVVGTDMWVQIDKEFASLTGAPVGATYKKFVDGIALGRAETPDDVACLVSWFAGPDSDYVTGQSILIDGGMVYR